The Kogia breviceps isolate mKogBre1 chromosome 4, mKogBre1 haplotype 1, whole genome shotgun sequence genome window below encodes:
- the F12 gene encoding LOW QUALITY PROTEIN: coagulation factor XII (The sequence of the model RefSeq protein was modified relative to this genomic sequence to represent the inferred CDS: inserted 3 bases in 2 codons; deleted 5 bases in 3 codons; substituted 2 bases at 2 genomic stop codons) — translation MKALLLLGVLLVSLESAVLIPPWKAPKQDKFIESEHTVFLTVTGEPCHFPFQYHRQLYHKCIHRGWPGPXPWCATTPNFEKDQMWAYCLEPKKVKDHCSKHNPCQKGGTCMNMPNSPHCIYPDNFTGKHCQRDKCFELQLLWFFQENEIWHRLELAGVAKCQCKGLNAQCKPLASQVCRTNPSLNADSCLQAESHRLCRCPTGYAGRLCEVDLKANCYDDRDRGLSDRGVARTKLSGAPCQPWASEATYWNVTAEQALNGRLGDHAFCWNQDNDTRPWYFVWRGDRLSWNYCRLALCQAPAPAAPPNPPPIRISNGHQYFPLPSLSALQKPQSTTQTPLRPPTSGWCSPPEQRTPLPSAGPAGCGQWLHKRLSSLSRVVGGLVALPGAHPYIAALXQGQNFCTGSLIAPCWVLTAAYCLQNRPAPEELTVVLGQDRHNQSCEQCQTLAVRAYPLHKAFSRITXHDLALVRLQESAEGCCAHPSPFVQPVCLPSSAARPAESEAALCEVAGWGHQLEGSGEYSSFLQXTQVLLIRPERCSAPDVHGAAFTPGMLCAGFLECCTDACQGNSRGPLVCEDETAERQLILRGIVSCGSGCGNRHMLGVYTDVANYLAWIREHTAS, via the exons TTCTCACTGTCACCGGGGAGCCCTGCCACTTCCCCTTCCAGTACCACCGGCAGCTGTATCACAAATGTATCCACAGAGGCTGGCCCGGCC GACCTTG GTGTGCTACCACCCCCaactttgagaaggatcag atGTGGGCATACTGCCTGGAGCCAAAGAAAGTGAAAG ATCATTGCAGCAAACACAACCCCTGCCAGAAAGGAGGGACCTGTATGAACATGCCAAACAGCCCACACTGCATCTATCCAGATAACTTCACTGGAAAGCACTGCCAGAGAG ACAAGTGCTTTGAGCTCCAGCTTCTTTGGTTCTTCCAGGAGAATGAAATATGGCATAGGCTTGAGCTGGCAGGTGTAGCCAAGTGCCAGTGCAAGGGTCTGAATGCCCAGTGCAAGCCACTGGCCAGCCAGG TCTGCCGTACCAACCCAAGTCTCAATGCGGACAGCTGCCTACAGGCGGAGAGCCACCGCCTGTGCCGTTGCCCCACAGGCTACGCTGGACGCTTGTGCGAAGTGG acCTCAAGGCGAACTGCTACGACGACCGCGACCGCGGGCTCAGCGACCGCGGTGTGGCCCGGACTAAGCTCTCGGGTGCACCCTGTCAGCCGTGGGCCTCCGAGGCCACCTACTGGAATGTGACCGCAGAGCAAGCGTTGAACGGGAGACTGGGCGACCACGCCTTCTGCTG GAACCAGGACAACGACACC CGCCCGTGGTACTTTGTTTGGAGAGGCGACCGATTGAGCTGGAATTATTGCCGCCTGGCACTGTGCCAGGCCCCAGCCCCGGCGGCGCCCCCAAACCCTCCACCAATCCGGATCTCAAATGGGCACCAGTACTTCCCTTTGCCCTCGCTTTCGGCTTTGCAGAAACCTCAGTCCACGACCCAGACCCCGCTTCGACCCCCGACCTCAG GCTGGTGCTCGCCGCCCGAGCAGCGGACTCCCCTGCCCAGCGCGGGCCCTGCAGGCTGTGGACAGTGGCTCCACAAACGGCTGTCCTCGCTGAGCCGCGTCGTCGGGGGACTGGTGGCGCTCCCCGGGGCGCATCCCTACATCGCTGCGCTGTAGCAGGGCCAAAATTTCTGCACCGGCAGCCTCATCGCCCCCTGTTGGGTGCTGACCGCGGCTTACTGCCTGCAGAACCG ACCTGCGCCGGAGGAGCTGACAGTGGTGCTCGGCCAGGACCGCCATAACCAGAGCTGTGAGCAGTGCCAGACGCTGGCCGTGCGCGCCTACCCCCTGCACAAGGCCTTCTCGCGTATCAC TCACGACCTGG CTCTGGTGCGCCTGCAGGAGAGCGCTGAAGGCTGCTGCGCGCACCCGTCGCCTTTCGTTCAGCCAGTGTGCCTGCCGAGTAGCGCCGCCCGCCCGGCCGAATCCGAAGCCGCGCTCTGCGAAGTGGCCGGCTGGGGTCACCAGTTAGAAG GGTCGGGGGAATATTCCAGCTTCCTGCAATAGACTCAGGTGCTGCTCATCCGTCCGGAGCGCTGCTCCGCCCCCGACGTGCACGGAGCCGCCTTCACC CCCGGCATGCTCTGCGCTGGCTTCCTCGAGTGTTGCACTGACGCGTGCCAG GGTAACTCGAGGGGCCCTCTGGTGTGTGAGGATGAGACCGCAGAGCGCCAGCTCATCCTGCGAGGCATCGTCAGCTGTGGTTCAGGTTGCGGCAACCGCCACATGCTGGGTGTGTACACCGACGTGGCCAACTACCTAGCCTGGATCCGGGAGCACACTGCTTCCTGA